In a genomic window of Suricata suricatta isolate VVHF042 chromosome 12, meerkat_22Aug2017_6uvM2_HiC, whole genome shotgun sequence:
- the ADNP gene encoding activity-dependent neuroprotector homeobox protein, with translation MFQLPVNNLGSLRKARKTVKKILSDIGLEYCKEHIEDFKQFEPNDFYLKNTTWEDVGLWDPSLTKNQDYRTKPFCCSACPFSSKFFSAYKSHFRNVHSEDFENRILLNCPYCTFNADKKTLETHIKIFHAPNASAPSSSLSTFKDKSKNDGLKPKQADSVEQAVYYCKKCTYRDPLYEIVRKHIYREHFQHVAAPYIAKAGEKSLNGAVPLGSNAREESSIHCKRCLFMPKSYEALVQHVIEDHERIGYQVTAMIGHTNVVVPRSKPLMLIAPKPQEKKGMGLQSRIGSLASGNVRSLPSQQMVNRLSIPKPNLNSTGVNMMSNVHLQQNNYGVKSVGQGYGVGQSMRLGLGGNAPVSIPQQSQSVKQLLPSGNGRSYGLGSEQRPQAPARYSLQSANASSLSSGQLKSPSLSQSQASRVLGQSSSKPTAAATGPPPANTSSTQKWKICTICNELFPENVYSVHFEKEHKAEKVPAVANYIMKIHNFTSKCLYCNRYLPTDTLLNHMLIHGLSCPYCRSTFNDVEKMAAHMRMVHIDEEMGPKTDSTLSFDLTLQQGSHTNIHLLVTTYNLRDAPAESVAYHAQNNPPVPPKPQPKVQEKADIPVKSSPQAAVPYKKDVGKTLCPLCFSILKGPISDALAHHLRERHQVIQTVHPVEKKLTYKCIHCLGVYTSNMTASTITLHLVHCRGVGKTQNGQDKTNAPSRLNQSPGLAPVKRTYEQVEYPLLKKRKLDEDSDSPSCFEEKPEEPVVLALDPKGHEDDSYEARKSFLTKYFNKQPYPTRREIEKLAASLWLWKSDIASHFSNKRKKCVRDCEKYKPGVLLGFNMKELNKVKHEMDFDAEWLFENHDEKDSRVNASKTADKKLSLGKEEDSSSDSFENLEEESNGSGSPFDPVFEVEPKIPNDNPEEHIPKVISEDALESEKLDQKEDGSKYGTVHLTEEPTKLVHDASDSEVDQDEVVEWKDGASPSESGAGSRQVSDFEDNACEVKPGTWSDESSQSEDARSSKPAAKKKATVQGDREQLKWKNSSYGKVEGFWSKDQSQWKNASENDERLSSPQIEWQNSTIDSEDGEQFDNMTDGVAEPMHGSLAGVKLNSQQA, from the coding sequence GACTACCGGACAAAGCCTTTTTGCTGCAGTGCTTgtccattttcttcaaaatttttctcTGCCTACAAAAGTCATTTCCGGAATGTTCATAGTGAAGACTTTGAAAACAGGATTCTTCTTAACTGTCCCTACTGCACCTTCAACGCAGACAAAAAGACTTTGGAgacacacattaaaatatttcatgctccAAACGCCAGCGCACCGAGTAGCAGCCTCAGCACTTtcaaagataaaagcaaaaatgatggCCTTAAACCTAAGCAGGCTGACAGTGTAGAACAAGCTGTTTATTACTGTAAGAAGTGCACTTACCGAGATCCTCTTTATGAAATAGTTAGGAAGCACATTTACAGGGAACATTTTCAGCATGTGGCAGCACCCTACATAGCAAAGGCAGGTGAAAAATCCCTCAACGGTGCAGTCCCTTTAGGTTCAAATGCCCGGGAAGAGAGTAGTATTCACTGCAAGCGATGCCTTTTCATGCCAAAGTCCTACGAAGCTTTGGTACAACATGTCATCGAAGACCATGAACGCATAGGCTACCAGGTCACTGCCATGATTGGGCACACAAATGTGGTGGTTCCCCGATCCAAACCTCTGATGCTAATTGCTCCCAAACCTCAAGAGAAGAAGGGCATGGGACTCCAATCAAGAATTGGTTCCCTTGCTTCTGGAAATGTCCGGTCTTTGCCATCCCAGCAGATGGTAAATCGACTCTCAATACCAAAGCCTAACTTAAATTCTACAGGAGTCAACATGATGTCTAATGTTCACCTACAGCAGAATAACTATGGAGTCAAATCTGTAGGTCAGGGCTATGGCGTTGGTCAGTCAATGAGACTGGGTCTGGGTGGCAACGCACCGGTTTCCATCCCTCAGCAGTCTCAGTCTGTGAAACAGTTACTTCCGAGCGGAAACGGAAGATCCTATGGGCTTGGGTCAGAGCAGAGGCCCCAGGCGCCAGCAAGATACTCCCTGCAGTCTGCTAATGCCTCCTCTCTCTCGTCAGGCCAGTTaaagtctccctccctctcccagtcCCAGGCCTCCAGAGTGTTAGGTCAGTCCAGTTCCAAACCTACTGCGGCTGCCACGGGCCCTCCCCCAGCCAATACTTCCTCAACCCAAAAGTGGAAAATATGTACAATCTGTAATGAGCTTTTTCCTGAAAATGTCTATAGTGTGCACTTCGAAAAAGAACATAAAGCTGAGAAAGTCCCAGCAGTAGCCAACTACATTatgaaaatacacaattttaCTAGCAAATGCCTCTACTGTAACCGCTATTTGCCCACAGATACCCTACTCAACCATATGTTAATTCACGGTCTGTCTTGTCCATATTGCCGGTCAACTTTCAATGACGTGGAAAAGATGGCGGCACACATGCGGATGGTTCACATTGATGAAGAGATGGGACCTAAGACAGATTCTACTTTGAGTTTCGATTTGACATTGCAGCAGGGTAGTCACACGAATATCCATCTCCTTGTAACCACATACAACCTGAGGGACGCCCCAGCTGAGTCCGTTGCTTACCATGCCCAGAATAACCCTCCAGTCCCTCCAAAGCCACAACCGAAAGTTCAGGAAAAGGCAGACATCCCCGTTAAAAGTTCACCTCAAGCAGCAGTGCCCTATAAAAAAGATGTTGGGAAAACCCTTTGCCCTCTTTGCTTTTCGATCCTAAAAGGACCCATATCTGATGCACTTGCACATCACCTGCGAGAGCGGCACCAGGTCATCCAGACGGTTCACCCCGTGGAAAAGAAGCTCACCTACAAGTGCATCCATTGCCTTGGTGTGTATACCAGCAACATGACCGCCTCGACGATCACTCTGCATCTCGTTCACTGCAGGGGTGTTGGGAAGACCCAGAATGGCCAGGATAAGACAAATGCACCCTCTCGGCTTAATCAGTCACCCGGCCTGGCACCCGTGAAGCGCACTTACGAGCAAGTGGAATATCCCTTGCTGAAAAAGCGAAAGTTAGACGAGGACAGCGACTCGCCCAGCTGCTTTGAGGAGAAGCCTGAGGAGCCTGTTGTGTTAGCTTTAGACCCCAAGGGTCACGAGGATGACTCCTACGAAGCCAGGAAAAGCTTCCTAACAAAGTATTTCAACAAACAGCCCTATCCCACCCGgagagaaattgagaaactgGCCGCCAGTTTATGGTTGTGGAAGAGTGACATTGCTTCCCATTTTAGCAACAAGAGGAAGAAATGTGTCCGAGACTGTGAAAAGTACAAGCCCGGAGTGTTACTGGGCTTCAACATGAAAGAACTAAACAAAGTTAAGCACGAGATGGATTTTGATGCCGAGTGGCTGTTTGAGAACCACGATGAGAAGGATTCTAGAGTGAATGCTAGTAAAACTGCCGACAAAAAGCTCAGCCTTGGGAAGGAAGAGGACAGCTCCTCAGACAGTTTTGAAAATTTGGAAGAAGAATCCAATGGAAGTGGTAGCCCCTTTGACCCTGTGTTTGAAGTTGAGCCTAAAATCCCTAATGATAACCCGGAGGAACACATACCGAAGGTCATTTCTGAGGATGCTTTAGAATCGGAGAAGCTAGACCAAAAAGAGGATGGTTCAAAATACGGGACTGTTCATTTGACTGAGGAACCAACCAAACTAGTGCATGATGCTTCTGACAGTGAGGTGGACCAGGATGAGGTGGTCGAGTGGAAGGACGGTGCCTCTCCATCGGAGAGTGGCGCTGGTTCCCGGCAGGTGTCAGACTTTGAGGACAACGCATGTGAGGTGAAACCAGGAACCTGGTCTGATGAGTCTTCCCAGAGCGAAGATGCAAGAAGCAGTAAGCCAGCTGCCAAAAAAAAGGCTACCGTGCAAGGTGACAGAGAGCAATTGAAATGGAAGAATAGTTCCTATGGAAAAGTCGAAGGGTTTTGGTCCAAGGACCAGTCTCAGTGGAAGAACGCGTCTGAAAATGATGAGCGCTTATCTAGCCCACAGATTGAGTGGCAGAACAGCACAATTGACAGTGAGGACGGGGAGCAGTTTGACAACATGACCGATGGGGTCGCTGAGCCCATGCATGGCAGCCTGGCCGGAGTTAAACTGAACAGCCAGCAGGCGTAA